The Tenacibaculum sp. MAR_2010_89 genome has a window encoding:
- a CDS encoding DegT/DnrJ/EryC1/StrS family aminotransferase: MKKRDAVRDYLHSKGVQTSNHYPPIHKFSVYKEYSKVLPITEYVCDNEITLPMYASLTKEEVKYIVLTLENALNE; the protein is encoded by the coding sequence TTGAAAAAACGTGACGCTGTTCGGGATTATTTACATAGTAAAGGAGTTCAAACAAGTAATCATTATCCTCCTATACATAAATTTTCTGTGTATAAAGAATATAGTAAAGTTTTACCTATTACAGAGTATGTTTGTGATAATGAAATAACTTTGCCAATGTATGCTTCTTTAACAAAAGAAGAAGTTAAATATATAGTTTTGACGTTAGAAAATGCATTAAATGAATAA
- a CDS encoding DegT/DnrJ/EryC1/StrS aminotransferase family protein, whose translation MEYNIPLFKLNFGEEEIEAVTNTIRSKWISTGPKCEELENLFKEMFDVKYAISISNCTDGLHLAMITNHIGVGDEVICPSLTFAASVNCIRYVGATPVFCDITGLDNMNINPVEVEKLITPKTKAIVVVHMAGFPVDMDDIMRIAKKHNLRVIEDSCHAPLSEYKGNKLGTIGDIGTFSFFSNKNISTGEGGMIITNNEEIAKRCRLLRSHGMTTMSYQRAKGHATTYDIVDLGYNFRMDDIRASIGVVQMKKLKSDLIKREVVREFYLDALKDIEQVIIPFEKNKEFVSNYIMPIVLKDSTVEKT comes from the coding sequence ATGGAATATAATATACCACTATTTAAGTTAAATTTTGGAGAAGAAGAAATTGAAGCAGTAACAAATACTATTCGTTCTAAATGGATTTCTACAGGGCCTAAATGTGAAGAACTTGAAAACCTCTTTAAAGAAATGTTTGATGTTAAGTATGCTATTAGTATTTCTAATTGTACTGATGGATTACATTTAGCTATGATTACTAATCATATTGGTGTTGGAGATGAAGTTATATGCCCGTCTTTAACTTTTGCAGCTTCAGTAAATTGTATTCGCTATGTTGGAGCAACTCCTGTTTTTTGTGATATTACTGGTTTGGATAATATGAATATCAACCCAGTAGAAGTAGAAAAGCTTATAACACCTAAAACTAAAGCAATAGTTGTAGTTCATATGGCAGGTTTTCCTGTTGATATGGATGATATTATGCGAATAGCAAAGAAGCATAATTTAAGAGTAATAGAAGATTCATGTCACGCTCCTCTATCAGAGTATAAAGGAAATAAGTTAGGTACAATTGGGGATATAGGAACGTTTAGTTTTTTCTCTAACAAAAATATAAGTACTGGAGAAGGAGGTATGATTATCACAAATAACGAAGAAATAGCCAAACGATGTAGATTATTAAGATCTCATGGAATGACTACAATGTCATATCAGAGAGCAAAAGGACACGCGACGACGTATGATATTGTTGATTTAGGGTATAATTTTAGGATGGATGACATTAGAGCATCGATAGGAGTTGTTCAAATGAAAAAACTTAAATCTGATTTAATTAAACGTGAAGTGGTTAGAGAGTTTTATCTAGATGCACTTAAAGATATAGAACAAGTTATTATTCCTTTTGAAAAAAACAAAGAGTTTGTTTCGAATTATATAATGCCAATTGTATTAAAAGATTCTACGGTTGAAAAAACGTGA
- a CDS encoding GNAT family N-acetyltransferase, with the protein MYKSKRIRLRAFTENDAKLIAEMRSDFEGVKAAGGRPFPTNENSEKEWISKMYPNGLLSNITFAIEENDTNLFVGYCTASNINYINSNAHVGLFFHKQGRGKGYFKEASILFYGYLFNELNLHKVHSYALTYNDIAIISDKKIGFKVEGTMKEHVYQGGAYQDALVLGLLKKDFLEINDLNAYVI; encoded by the coding sequence ATGTATAAAAGTAAAAGAATTCGCTTAAGAGCATTTACAGAGAATGATGCTAAGTTGATTGCAGAAATGAGGTCGGATTTTGAGGGGGTAAAAGCAGCAGGAGGACGTCCATTTCCGACAAACGAAAATAGTGAAAAAGAATGGATTTCAAAAATGTATCCTAACGGGTTGTTATCAAATATTACATTTGCTATTGAAGAAAACGATACTAATTTATTTGTAGGTTATTGTACGGCAAGTAATATTAATTACATAAATTCAAATGCACATGTGGGATTGTTTTTTCATAAACAAGGTAGAGGTAAAGGTTACTTTAAAGAAGCTTCAATTTTATTTTATGGATATTTATTTAATGAATTAAATCTTCATAAGGTTCATTCTTATGCATTAACCTATAATGACATTGCTATTATTTCGGATAAAAAGATTGGGTTTAAGGTAGAAGGAACTATGAAAGAGCATGTATATCAAGGAGGAGCTTATCAAGATGCTTTAGTATTGGGGTTGTTGAAAAAGGATTTTTTAGAAATTAATGATTTAAATGCATATGTTATTTAA
- a CDS encoding acetyl-CoA carboxylase biotin carboxylase subunit family protein: MNKSILIFGVAKLQRSLIEQAKKLGLFTIGIDPDSNAECNGLVDVFKVISGDDYTGTLEIAKKYNISGVITSATDKPLVMMARIAEALNLPFISVKSAAISTDKYLMKNAFREKGIPFAKGKLVKEIEKFNYPIILKPVDNSGSRGVIYCENKVAAEKGLKETKSFTKQESILVEEYIEGNEYSIESLHFGGKSFVIQYTEKITTSIPYNVELGHNQPANISEEYKEQIELIILKIAKSLGFNNCASHTELKIGKKGIFVIESSPRLGGDFITSHLVKLSTGINIEQELIKIAIGEAPVLKESLNKSAIVRFLNFGDGVVNQLNFPDEPKKKWKLEHFSFHLKVGDKIPEIKNSLDRYGEVILSSDIISNAIKNYNIFLIDLKNRIKI, from the coding sequence ATGAATAAATCTATTTTAATATTTGGTGTAGCTAAATTACAGCGCTCATTAATTGAACAAGCAAAGAAATTAGGATTGTTCACAATTGGTATAGACCCAGATTCTAATGCTGAATGTAATGGGTTAGTTGATGTTTTTAAAGTAATAAGCGGTGACGATTATACGGGAACATTAGAAATCGCAAAAAAATATAATATTTCAGGTGTAATTACTTCAGCAACAGATAAGCCTTTAGTTATGATGGCTAGAATAGCTGAAGCATTAAATCTTCCATTTATATCAGTAAAAAGTGCTGCAATTTCTACTGATAAATATTTAATGAAAAATGCTTTCAGAGAAAAAGGAATCCCTTTTGCAAAAGGTAAATTAGTTAAAGAAATAGAAAAATTTAATTATCCAATTATATTAAAACCAGTAGATAACTCAGGTAGCAGAGGAGTAATTTATTGTGAGAATAAGGTTGCTGCTGAAAAAGGTTTAAAAGAGACTAAGTCTTTTACTAAGCAAGAAAGTATTTTGGTAGAGGAATATATTGAAGGAAATGAATATAGTATCGAAAGCCTTCATTTTGGAGGGAAATCATTTGTAATTCAATACACTGAAAAAATCACAACTTCTATACCTTATAATGTTGAACTAGGACATAATCAACCTGCAAATATTAGCGAAGAATATAAAGAGCAAATTGAATTAATTATATTAAAAATTGCAAAATCTTTAGGTTTTAATAATTGTGCCTCTCATACAGAATTGAAAATAGGAAAAAAAGGTATCTTTGTAATTGAAAGTAGCCCGAGACTAGGAGGCGATTTTATTACATCTCATTTAGTAAAGTTATCAACAGGTATAAATATTGAGCAAGAGTTAATAAAAATAGCTATAGGAGAAGCACCAGTATTGAAAGAATCATTAAATAAAAGTGCCATCGTGCGTTTTTTGAACTTTGGAGATGGGGTAGTAAACCAGCTTAATTTTCCAGATGAGCCTAAAAAGAAATGGAAGTTAGAGCATTTTTCTTTTCATCTAAAAGTTGGAGATAAAATACCGGAAATTAAAAATAGTTTAGATCGATATGGTGAGGTTATTTTAAGTAGTGACATAATATCAAATGCAATTAAAAATTATAATATTTTTTTGATAGATTTGAAAAATAGAATTAAAATTTAG
- a CDS encoding 3-oxoacyl-ACP synthase III family protein: MKQLIRNVKILGTGSYVPETIFTNEYLETIVPTNSKWVYENVGIKERRVASEDQATSDLSKIAGQRAIDSAGLKNEDIDLIIVATSTPDRKAPSTAAFVQHKLNCFNAAAFDLTAVCSGFLFGMSVASQYIASGVYNNVLVIGADTFTKITDWKRRDAIFFGDGAGAAVVTSANVTEGFLAYRLYTDTSKNMLGFTIPGGGSEIPLHADNMEEQYFQMDGKAVFASATRALPKAINQVLEDTGLSINDIDLMIPHQPSIRILKKTAEIIGLPFEKVMTNMEKYANTSGATIPILLDELNKSGKLKHGDIILFAAVGSGWTYGASIIKWA, encoded by the coding sequence ATGAAGCAATTAATTAGGAATGTAAAAATTTTAGGTACAGGTTCATATGTGCCTGAGACTATTTTTACAAATGAATATCTTGAAACAATAGTTCCGACAAATTCAAAATGGGTTTATGAGAATGTTGGAATAAAAGAGAGGCGCGTAGCTTCAGAAGATCAGGCAACCAGTGATTTATCTAAGATAGCGGGACAAAGAGCAATAGATAGTGCTGGGTTGAAAAATGAAGATATTGATTTAATTATTGTTGCTACTTCAACTCCCGATAGAAAAGCACCATCTACTGCAGCATTTGTACAACACAAATTAAATTGTTTTAACGCCGCAGCATTCGATTTAACAGCGGTATGTAGCGGTTTTTTATTTGGTATGTCAGTTGCTAGTCAATATATTGCTTCTGGAGTTTATAATAATGTATTGGTTATAGGAGCAGATACTTTTACCAAGATTACAGATTGGAAAAGAAGGGACGCTATTTTTTTCGGTGATGGTGCCGGAGCAGCTGTTGTTACTTCTGCAAATGTCACTGAAGGATTTTTGGCCTATAGATTATACACAGATACTTCAAAAAACATGCTTGGTTTTACAATCCCAGGCGGAGGGTCAGAAATACCTTTACACGCCGACAATATGGAAGAACAATATTTTCAAATGGACGGAAAGGCTGTTTTTGCTTCAGCTACAAGAGCACTTCCAAAGGCTATTAACCAGGTTCTTGAAGATACAGGGTTATCAATTAATGATATTGATTTAATGATTCCTCATCAACCAAGTATTCGGATTTTAAAGAAAACAGCAGAGATAATTGGTTTGCCTTTTGAAAAAGTTATGACAAACATGGAAAAGTATGCAAATACTTCTGGAGCAACAATCCCTATATTGTTAGATGAACTTAATAAGTCAGGAAAACTTAAACATGGTGACATTATCTTATTTGCTGCTGTTGGTAGTGGATGGACGTATGGGGCTTCAATAATTAAATGGGCTTAA